Part of the Nocardia farcinica genome, GCGGCGGCGCAGCAGATCCAGGGTGCTCTTGCCGCCGGCATGCCGGAGCCGGTCGCGGTGGTCGGTGCTGATCCCGTCGGCCCCGACCACCGCCGCCAAGCCGTCCCGCTGGTGCGGTGTCAACGCCGACGGGCGCAGTGGCACGTCACCCTCATCGCGGCGCGCCACCGCCTCACCCGACACTCCGAACACCTGCTTCAGCAGGCCACGGATCTGATCCGACAGGGGCTGACGCCCGGCCGGATCGCCCCAGGCGTCCCACACCATACTCGTCGCCCGCTCGGGCGTGCCGGAATTCGCCGGGCGAATGCGGTCCGCGCCGGTGTCCTGCGTCTCAGCCATGCGTTACAGTCTTACATAGAATGTCAAGCAGTAATCTTCCGGTGGTGAACTCCGTGCCCGACCCCGACCCCGATCGCTCGCCCACTGAGCTCTCGCCCATCGACGCGGCGATCTTCGACGCCGCCCGCGCCTGCGTGGCGGAGTTCGGCGTGCGCCGCACCACCCTCACCGAGGTCGCGCGCCGCGCGGGCGTCAGCAGGCCGACCGTGTACCGGCGCTGGCCCGACACCGGCTCGCTGGTCGCCGAACTGCTGGTGCGCGAACTGCGCGAGATCCTCGACGCCACCACCCCCGTCGCCGGCGACGGCCGGGCGCGCCTGGTCGGCTCGGTGGTCACGGGCGCGGCTCGCATCCGCGAGAATCCCTTGTTCGCCAAGATCTTCCGCACCGATACCGACCTGATGCTCACCTACGTCTTCGGCAGGCTCGGCCGCAACCAGCGCGCCCTGATCGACCTGTTCGCGGCGGGTATCAGGGCGGGCCAGGCGGACGGGTCGATCCGCCCGGGCGAGCCGGTGCAGCTGGCGGCGATGCTGCTGCTCATCGCCCAGTCGGCCGTGCAGTCGGCGGGCACCGTGGCCGGGCTGCTCCCCGCCGATCGGCTCGACGCGGAACTCGGGCGCGCGATCGAGGGCTACCTCGCGCCGGACGGGGCGGATTCATGACCGGGTGCACCGGCGGGTCGCGGTCGCGGCTCCCGGAGCGAGCAGGCGTGCGCGGTAGCGCCGCCGGAGAGGCAGTGCGATGACCAACCACCCAGAGCGATACGGGAATTCGGCGCTCGACGCCGCGCGCAGGACGCGGGAGCTGCACCAGCTCGGCGATCTCGGCACGGTCGACGTGCTGGTGGTCGGCGGCGGCGTGACCGGTGCGGGCGCGGCACTCGACGCCGCCTCGCGCGGACTGCGGACCGTGCTGGTGGAGCGGCACGACCTGGCGTGGGGCACGAGCCGGTGGAGTTCCAAACTCGTGCACGGCGGACTGCGGTATCTGGCCGGCGGCCGGGTCGGCATCGCGCGGGAGAGCGCGATCGAGCGCGGCATCCTGCTCGGCACCGTGGCCCCCCACCTGGTGCGTCCGCTACCGCAGCTGGTGCCGTTGCTGCCCGGGATCGGCCGCGCCCAACAGGCGCTGATCCGCGCGGGCTTCCTCGCCGGCGACGCACTGCGCCGCAGCGCGGGCACACCCGCCGCGACCCTGCCGCGCGCCCGCCGGGTGGCCGCCGCCGAGGCCCTGCGGCTGGCCCCCACCGTGCGGCGCGCCGGGCTGCGCGGCGGCCTGCAGGCCTGGGACGGGCAGCTGGTCGACGACGCGCGCCTGGTCGTCGCGCTGGCCAGGACCGCGGCCGCGCACGGCGCGCTGGTCCTCACCCGGGTGGCGGCCGAGGCGATCACCGGTGACTCGGCCGTCCTGCGCGACACCCTGACCGACGAAACCCTCACCGTCTCCGCGAAGGCCGTGATCAACGCGACCGGCGTCTGGGCGGATCAACTCGACCCGAGCATCTCCCTGCGTCCCAGCCGCGGCACCCACCTCGTCTTCGCGGCCGAGGCCTTCGCCGGCCTGTCCGCCTCACTGACGGTGCCCGTGCCCGGCAGCGTCGGCCGCTTCGTCTTCGCCTTCCCCGCCGCGCACAACCGCGTCTACCTCGGACTCACCGACGAGGACGCGCCCGGACCGGTGCCCGACGAACCGCAGCCCACCGACGCCGAGGTCGACTTCCTGCTCGACACCGTCAACCCCGCCCTGCGCGAACCCCTCACCCGCGCCGACATCCGCGGCCGCTACGCGGGCCTGCGCCCGCTGCTGCGCACCGGCGACGGCAACACCGCCGACATCTCGCGCGAGCACGCCGTCCTGCACTCGCCGTCGGGGGTGTTCACCATCGTCGGCGGCAAGCTCACCACCTATCGGCGGATGGCACAGGACGTGGTCGACGCCGCGGTGCGGGCATACCGGCTCCCCGCCGGGCCCTGCCGCACCCACACCCTGCCGTTGGTCGGCGCGGTGGCCGGCGCGGCGCGCGACCGCATCGCCGCACCGCCGCTGCTCGTCGACCGTTACGGCAGCGAGGCGCCGCAGATCCTCGCCCTCGGCGAGCGCGACCCCGCGCTGCGCGAGCCGGTCGCCCCCGGCCTCGACGTCACCGCCGCCGAGTTCGCCTTCGCCCGCAGCCACGAGGCCGCCCTCACCCCCGACGACCTGCTGGACCGCCGCACCCGCATCGGCCTGGTCGCCGCCGACCGCGCCGCCGCCCTGGCGGCCGCCACCGCGGCATTCGAGGGGTAGGCGACGGGGCTACCGCCTCCGGCCGCTCAGCCGAAGGTCCAGGTGGCGACGTCGGCGCGCATGCATTGGCGCGGCCAGCGGTCCAGGCCGTGCGCGGCCTCGGCGGCGCGGAGGGCGCGTAGGCCGGGCGTCTCGGTCTCCGCGGTGAGTGCGCGGAAGCCGAGCCGGGCGTAGTAGGGACCGTTCCACGGCACATCGACGAAGGTGGTCAGGGTGACGGCGGGCAGCCCGTGGTCGCGGGCCCACGCGACGGCATGGTCGATCAGCTGCTTGCCGAGCCGGTGGCCGCTGTGGTCGGGGTGCACCGACACCTGGTCGATGTGGGCGTTGCCGTCGACGAGGTCGAGCACCAGGTAGCCGATCGGGCGGTCGCTCGCGTCGACGCACACCCAGGCCCGATCCTCCGCCAGATATTCGCGCAGGGTCGCGAGAGTGGGTGGTTCGTCCTCGGCGACTTCCGTCATGCCCACGTCGGCGAACGGTTTCCCGGCCGCCCGTTCGATGTCCTGGAGAACGCAAAGGTCGGCCTCGACGGCCGCTCTGATAGACACCACGCACTCAGTGTGAACCTCGCGCTCTCGGCCACCCGCACCAGCCCGGCCGCGGGCCGACAGCCACCACTCGAGGAAACCCCTGTCCAGGGGGCTGACACCCGGCCGCCGCACGCGCCGTCGCCGGGGAAAGCCACCGGGCCCCTCGGGGTTGCCCACCCGCCGATCGGGAACGCGCAGGTACGTTCGCTTACCTTCACGCAGGCGAAGTGGTCGGTGACACAACCTGGTTCGGTCCCGGCACCATCGGATACGCGCATCCGGTGCCGGAAACAGCTTGTGCGGTCGGAAAATTCGTCGCGAGACCGGTCCTCGCACGCTGATCCCGGTCCGGTATGACCGATCTCGGCCGACGGGCGGCCGGAGTGCGCGAAAGTCTCTATCCTGGACGCCGTTGGCGCGCGGAGAAGGAGGTTGCCGGGTGGGTAAGAGCCCGTCGACGGTAGGCATCGCACCGGGTGAGGGACTGATCGCACGCTTCGGCGCGGCGCTGGTCTACCTCGCCGAAAGCGATTCGGGCGAGCGGATTCTCGATGCCGTCGAGGCCGAATCCGATGGCCCGCATCCGGGCGCGGCCATCGCCAGGCGGCTGGCCGGTGTCGTGTTCGGCGGCGGCGCCGAGCCCCCGGCGTTCGGCGTGGTCGCCCCCACCGAGGACGGCACCGTCATCCTGCTCCGCGGCCCGGTCCGCGCCCGGATCCACGGCGCCGAGGGCGCCCGCGACCTCTCCGGTGCGCGCGCGTTCACCTGGGTGGACGAGATCGTGCGCGAACCCGTCCGCCGAATCCTCGTCGGGCGGGACACCGGCGCCTGGCCCGCCGTGCACCCGCACACCGACCTCCGCGCGGGCATCGTCCCCGGTGCCGCCTTCGAACTGCGCGTCGGCGTCCGCCGGACCGACCCGGTCACCCCGACGTCGGGCGCTGCCACCTCCGCGCCCGGCGCCGCCCCCGCACTCCCCCGCCCGGATTCGCCCGCCACGGGCCGCCCCGTGGCAGCCGGGGCGGTCTCCACCGGTGATCGGGCGAGCGGAATCGCCGGAGCGCCCGGCTTGCCGGTCCGGCGACCGGGCGCATCGGCGAACTGGCGCGCCGCGGCACTACGCCCGGGTGTCTCCGGCTTCGAGCGCGTGGGCTCCGCGGCCGTTCCCGCGGCGGGTGACCCCGGACCGAACTCCCCCGCACCCACCGCCGAAGCCCCGGCCACCTCGGACGGAACCCCCGCGGAATCCCGCGACGGACGCTCCACCGCAACACCGCGAATCCCCGCCACCGCCGGATCCGCACGGGGCGCAAGCCCCACGACCCCCGCCGAACCCGGAGCGACCACCCCGCCCGCCTCTGGCATGAGCACCGCGGCTACGTCCACCGCCGGCACAAATCTCTCCGGTACCGGCGGGGACTCGGGCGCGCGCGCCACTACCGACACCAGCGCCGCCGCGCACACCGACAACGGCACCGCCGCCGGCAACGGCAACGACGGCAACGGCGGCAACGACGGCAACGACGGCAACGACGCAGGCAACGACACCGACGCCAGCAACGGCGACGGCGACGGCGGCAATGCTGCCGGTACCAGCCCCGGCACCGCCGACGACAACGGCGCCGGCACGAGCACGAACACCAGCAGCACGAGCGCGGGCAGCACCGGCACGGGCACAGCCACCAGCGCGGGCAGCACGAGTCCCAGCCCGAGCCCCAGCAGCGCGAGCACGGGCGGACGAATCGCCGACACCGCCGACGATCACCGCACGCCCGCCACAACCGGGTCCGACAACGCCACCGGTGGCACGCTCGGGACCGCCCCGGACACGGCCGAAGCACCCCGTGACACCGCCCTCGGTGAACGACCTGCCGCCACGAGCCGCCCCGACATCACCACCGGAACCACGCCCCCGACCGCCCCGGCACCGGACGGACCACCCCACGCCGTCCCCCTCGGTCAGGGATCTACCCATCCAGACCGACCGGGCCACGCGACCCGCCCCACCCCCGCCCTGACCACGGATGCCCCCGGCTCCGGGACGCGCCCCGCCGACGTAGCGCAGGCCGAGTCCCCCTCGGCGCCGTCGTCCGGGCCCACCGCGGCGGCGGGTACGCCCGGCACGACGGACCGGACGAACACCCCGGCCGGCACGGCCGATTCGACCGCGGGCGCCGGACCCCGTCCCGCGCCGGTCCCGGACCGTCCCGCCCCGACCTCGTCCGAGGCGACCCGGACCCGCTACCCCGCTCCCACCGCAGCCCGCACCCAGGCGCAGCCCGCCCTGCCCGGAGCGACGGGGAACACCGGATCCGCCCAGCGGCCAGCGACGGGGCAGGCGACCACGGCGGACCGACCGACGCCTGCCGAACCGGGCCCCACCGTCTTCCTCGGTCCCGGCGATCGTCCCGGTCCCGAGCCGCCGGCACCGGACAACCCCAGCACCGCCGACCTGCCCGCCACCGCGCCCGCGGGCTTCGACGCCCTGTCCGAGGACACCGACCGGCCCGAGGACGCGCCGAAGCCCGCCACGAAGGTGATGCCGCTGGCCTGGTCGGAGGTCGAGGAGCCGGCCCGGCCCGCGCCGTTCGCCCCGCAGCCCGACCGGTGGGGCCGGGTGGTTCCGCTGCGTCCGCAGAGCGCGGCCGAGCCGCCCGGGGCGCTGATCTTCGAAGACGTCATCTACCCGCTGGACCGCGCGTACGTGGTCGGACGCAACCCGTCCGGCGACGAGGCCGTGCGCAACGGGCTGGCGGCGCCGCTCACGCTGCCACGGGACCGGCACGTCTCCCGGGTACACGCCCACGTCACCCTCGACGGCGGACGGGTGCTGGTGCGCGATGCGGGCACCCCGGCGGGCACCTTCCTCGCCGGTCCGGGCAGCGACCAGTGGACCCGGGTCGGTTCCTCGCCGGTGGAGCTGCCGCCGGGCTGGCGGCTGCGCATCGGCCAGAAGATCCTCACGCACCGGCCCGCCACCCGGCCGCTGGCGGCGTTCCCGCGCCGCTACTGAGTGCGACCGGCCGGTCTGTTTACGATGCATCGGGTGGGATCACCGCGAGTCCCACCCGTCCGGAGAGGACAATGAACGCATGCATCGTAAGGGGCCGACCGAGGACATCGACGAGTCCGCGCTGACCGTCTCGCCGCCGAAGGAGCAGGCCGCGGGTGTCACCGCGGTCGCCGTGGCGCTCAAGCGCTCGGTGGAGGAGATGGGTGTGCTACGTACGGCGCGCACCTTGACCCGGGTGAACCAGGCGCACGGCTTCGACTGTCCGGGGTGTGCCTGGCCGGAGCCGAGTGGGCATCGCAGGCCCGCGGAGTTCTGCGAGAACGGCGCCAAGGCGGTGGCCGAGGAGGCGACGCTGCGGACCGTCACCCCGGAGTTCTTCGCCGCGCATCCGGTCGCCGAGCTGGCCGGGAAGTCCGGGTACTGGCTGGGTCAGCAGGGCAGGCTCACCCACCCGATGGTGCTGCGCCCCGGCGGCACGCATTACGAGCCGATCGGCTGGGACGAGGCATACCGCCTGATCGCCGCGGAGCTGCGCGCGCTGGACTCCCCCGACGAAGCCGTCTTCTACACCTCCGGCCGCACCGCCAACGAGACCGCTTTCCTCTACCAGCTGCTGGTGCGTAGTTTCGGCACGAACAACCTGCCCGATTGCAGCAACATGTGCCACGAGTCGTCCGGCACGGCGTTGATCGGGTCGATCGGCATCGGCAAGGGCTCGGTCACCATCGACGATTTCGCCCGGGCCGACCTGATCATCGTCGCGGGCCAGAACCCGGGCACCAACCATCCGCGCATGCTCAGCGCGCTGGCCGGCGCGAAGGCCAACGGTGCGCGGATCGTCGCGGTGAACCCGCTGCCCGAGACCGGCCTGCTCGGTTTCCGCGACCCGCAGACGGTGCGCGGGCTGACCACGGGGGTGGATCTGGCGGACGACTTCCTGCAGATCCGCCTCGGCGGCGACATGGCGTTGTTCCAGGGCTTGGGCAGGCTGCTGCTCGAGGCCGAGGACCACGCGCCCGGCACCGTCGTCGACCGCGAGTTCGTCGAACGCGACTGCGCGGGCTTCGCCGCCTACGAAAAGCACCTCAGGCAGGTCGATCTGGACACCGTGCGGACCGCGACCGGCCTGACCCACGAACAGTTGCATCACGCGGCCGGGCTGCTCGCCAAGGCCGAGCGCGTGATCGTCTGCTGGGCGATGGGGTTGACCCAGCACAAGCACGCCGTCGCCACCATCGAGGAGGCCACCAACCTGCTGCTGATGCGCGGCATGATCGGCAAGCCCGGCGCCGGCCTGTGCCCGGTGCGCGGGCACTCCAACGTGCAGGGCGACCGCACGATGGGCATCTGGGAGAAGATGCCCGAGTCATTCCTCGATGCCCTCGACCGCGAGTTCGCCATCACCAGCCCGCGCAAGCACGGCTACGACACCGTCGAAGCGATCCGCGCCATGCGCGCGGGCCGGGCCAAGGTGTTCGTCGGCATGGGCGGCAACTTCGTCTCCGCCACCCCCGACACCGAGGTCACCGAGGCGGCATTGCGCAGCTGCTCGCTCACCGTGCAGGTGTCGACGAAGCTCAACCGCAGCCATGTCGTGCACGGTCGCACCGCGTTGATCCTGCCGACCCTGGGCCGCACCGACGAGGACATCCGCGGCGGGGTGCGCCAGCAGGTGTCGGTGGAGGACTCGATGTCGATGGTGCACCTGTCCACCGGCCGGTTGCGGCCGGTGAGCGAGCACCTGCGCAGCGAGGTCGCGATCGTGTGCGAGCTGGCGCTGGCGCTGTTCGGGCCCGAGCACCCGGTGCCGTGGGCCCGGTTCCGTGACGACTACGACACCATCCGCGACGCGATCGCCCGGGTCGTGCCCGGCTGCGCCGACTACAACGTCCGGGTCCGGCAGCGCAACGGCTTCGTGCTGCCCCACCCACCGCGCGACCAGCGCGAGTTCCGCACCGGTACCGGCAAAGCCAACTTCGCCGTCAACGAGCTCACCTGGGTGCCGGTGCCCGAGGGCAGGCTCGTGCTGCAGACCCTGCGCAGCCACGACCAGTACAACACCACCATCTACGGTCTCGACGACCGCTACCGCGGTATCCACAACGGCCGCAAGGTGGTGCTGGTGCACCCCGCCGACATCGCCGAATTCGGGTTCACCGACGGCGACCTGGTCGACCTGGTCTCGGAATGGACCGACGGCGTCGAGCGCCGCGTGCGCGGCTTCCGCCTGGTCGCCTACTCCACCCCTCGCGGCAACGCGGCGGCCTACTACCCCGAGACCAATCCGCTGGTCCCGCTCGACCACGTCGCCGAGCGTTCCAACACCCCGGTCTCCAAGGCCGTCACGATCCGGCTCGAACCGCACGTGCACGCGGAGGCACCGGCGTGAGTGGGCGCGTGACCGCCCGCCGCCGGGTGGTGCGGCTGACCCCCGCCGGCGAGATCCGCCGCCAGGACACCCTGGCGGTGGAGGAACCGCTGGAGATCCGCATCGGCGGGCAATCGCTCACCGTCACCATGCGCACCCCGGGCAACGACATCGACCTGGTCCACGGATTCCTGCTGAGCGAGAACATGATCGGCGCCGCCGAGGACGTGGTCTCGGCCCGCTACTGCGCGGGCACCGACGAGCAGGGCCGCAACACCTACAATGTGCTCGACGTCGAACTGCGCCGCCCGGTGCCGGTGCGCACCCGGCACGTGCTGACCACCGGGGCGTGCGGGCTGTGCGGCAAGACCGCGCTGGACGAGGTACGGGCGGTCACCCGGTTTCCGCTGCCCGCGCACGGCGTGACCCTCGCCGCGGACGTACTGGCTGACCTGCCGGCGACCTTGCGGGCCAGGCAGTCGGTGTTCCAGGCGACCGGCGGGCTGCATGCGGCGGGACTGTTCACCGTCGACGGCACCCCGTTGGCGGTGCGCGAGGACATCGGCAGGCACAACGCGGTGGACAAGGTGATCGGCTGGGCGCTGCGGGAGAACCGGGTCCCGGCGCACGAGCTGGTGTTGATCGTCAGCGGCCGCGCCTCGTTCGAGCTGGTGCAGAAGGCGGTGATGGCCGGGATCCCGATCCTGGGCGCGGTCTCGGCGCCGAGCTCGCTGGCGGTCGATCTGGCCGAGGAGGCCGGACTGACATTGGTGGGCTTCCTGCGCGGCGAGACGATGAACGTCTACAGCGGCGCGCACCGGCTGCGCAGCGTCTCCGCCGGTACCCGGACCGCCTGATCCGGGCGCGCCCGGCCCGCATTCCCCGCCGGGCCGGGCGGCGCGGGCGACTCAGATCTTCAACGCCTCGAGCAGCGCGGCCCGCTGCCGGGCGCCCAGGCCCCCGATGCGACGGTCTTCGGGGATCTCCGCCTGGTCCATCAGCTTGGCCGCCTTGACCGGTCCGACGCCGGGCAACGCCTTGATGACGGCGGCCACCTTCGTCTTCTTGACCAGATCGTCGGAATCCGCCTTCGCGAGCAGGTCCGCGACGGAGACCTTGCCGGCCTTGACCTTCCCGATCAGTTCCGAGCGCGCCTTGCGAACCGCGGCCGCTTTGGCCAACGCCTCGGTGCGTTGTTCGGCGGTCATCGTGGGCAGTGCCATTTCTCCTCCGCTTTCACTCGTCACTCGAACATCTGGTTGACCGCACCGAGTAAACATCACCGCACCGACAGACGGCCGCCGACACACCGGGCGGAGCGGCCCCCGAGTTTCACCGGACCGACCGGCCCGAACAGCCGAAATGCTTCG contains:
- a CDS encoding TetR/AcrR family transcriptional regulator, coding for MSSSNLPVVNSVPDPDPDRSPTELSPIDAAIFDAARACVAEFGVRRTTLTEVARRAGVSRPTVYRRWPDTGSLVAELLVRELREILDATTPVAGDGRARLVGSVVTGAARIRENPLFAKIFRTDTDLMLTYVFGRLGRNQRALIDLFAAGIRAGQADGSIRPGEPVQLAAMLLLIAQSAVQSAGTVAGLLPADRLDAELGRAIEGYLAPDGADS
- a CDS encoding glycerol-3-phosphate dehydrogenase/oxidase, whose amino-acid sequence is MTNHPERYGNSALDAARRTRELHQLGDLGTVDVLVVGGGVTGAGAALDAASRGLRTVLVERHDLAWGTSRWSSKLVHGGLRYLAGGRVGIARESAIERGILLGTVAPHLVRPLPQLVPLLPGIGRAQQALIRAGFLAGDALRRSAGTPAATLPRARRVAAAEALRLAPTVRRAGLRGGLQAWDGQLVDDARLVVALARTAAAHGALVLTRVAAEAITGDSAVLRDTLTDETLTVSAKAVINATGVWADQLDPSISLRPSRGTHLVFAAEAFAGLSASLTVPVPGSVGRFVFAFPAAHNRVYLGLTDEDAPGPVPDEPQPTDAEVDFLLDTVNPALREPLTRADIRGRYAGLRPLLRTGDGNTADISREHAVLHSPSGVFTIVGGKLTTYRRMAQDVVDAAVRAYRLPAGPCRTHTLPLVGAVAGAARDRIAAPPLLVDRYGSEAPQILALGERDPALREPVAPGLDVTAAEFAFARSHEAALTPDDLLDRRTRIGLVAADRAAALAAATAAFEG
- a CDS encoding GNAT family N-acetyltransferase, whose protein sequence is MVSIRAAVEADLCVLQDIERAAGKPFADVGMTEVAEDEPPTLATLREYLAEDRAWVCVDASDRPIGYLVLDLVDGNAHIDQVSVHPDHSGHRLGKQLIDHAVAWARDHGLPAVTLTTFVDVPWNGPYYARLGFRALTAETETPGLRALRAAEAAHGLDRWPRQCMRADVATWTFG
- a CDS encoding FHA domain-containing protein, translating into MGKSPSTVGIAPGEGLIARFGAALVYLAESDSGERILDAVEAESDGPHPGAAIARRLAGVVFGGGAEPPAFGVVAPTEDGTVILLRGPVRARIHGAEGARDLSGARAFTWVDEIVREPVRRILVGRDTGAWPAVHPHTDLRAGIVPGAAFELRVGVRRTDPVTPTSGAATSAPGAAPALPRPDSPATGRPVAAGAVSTGDRASGIAGAPGLPVRRPGASANWRAAALRPGVSGFERVGSAAVPAAGDPGPNSPAPTAEAPATSDGTPAESRDGRSTATPRIPATAGSARGASPTTPAEPGATTPPASGMSTAATSTAGTNLSGTGGDSGARATTDTSAAAHTDNGTAAGNGNDGNGGNDGNDGNDAGNDTDASNGDGDGGNAAGTSPGTADDNGAGTSTNTSSTSAGSTGTGTATSAGSTSPSPSPSSASTGGRIADTADDHRTPATTGSDNATGGTLGTAPDTAEAPRDTALGERPAATSRPDITTGTTPPTAPAPDGPPHAVPLGQGSTHPDRPGHATRPTPALTTDAPGSGTRPADVAQAESPSAPSSGPTAAAGTPGTTDRTNTPAGTADSTAGAGPRPAPVPDRPAPTSSEATRTRYPAPTAARTQAQPALPGATGNTGSAQRPATGQATTADRPTPAEPGPTVFLGPGDRPGPEPPAPDNPSTADLPATAPAGFDALSEDTDRPEDAPKPATKVMPLAWSEVEEPARPAPFAPQPDRWGRVVPLRPQSAAEPPGALIFEDVIYPLDRAYVVGRNPSGDEAVRNGLAAPLTLPRDRHVSRVHAHVTLDGGRVLVRDAGTPAGTFLAGPGSDQWTRVGSSPVELPPGWRLRIGQKILTHRPATRPLAAFPRRY
- a CDS encoding FdhF/YdeP family oxidoreductase → MHRKGPTEDIDESALTVSPPKEQAAGVTAVAVALKRSVEEMGVLRTARTLTRVNQAHGFDCPGCAWPEPSGHRRPAEFCENGAKAVAEEATLRTVTPEFFAAHPVAELAGKSGYWLGQQGRLTHPMVLRPGGTHYEPIGWDEAYRLIAAELRALDSPDEAVFYTSGRTANETAFLYQLLVRSFGTNNLPDCSNMCHESSGTALIGSIGIGKGSVTIDDFARADLIIVAGQNPGTNHPRMLSALAGAKANGARIVAVNPLPETGLLGFRDPQTVRGLTTGVDLADDFLQIRLGGDMALFQGLGRLLLEAEDHAPGTVVDREFVERDCAGFAAYEKHLRQVDLDTVRTATGLTHEQLHHAAGLLAKAERVIVCWAMGLTQHKHAVATIEEATNLLLMRGMIGKPGAGLCPVRGHSNVQGDRTMGIWEKMPESFLDALDREFAITSPRKHGYDTVEAIRAMRAGRAKVFVGMGGNFVSATPDTEVTEAALRSCSLTVQVSTKLNRSHVVHGRTALILPTLGRTDEDIRGGVRQQVSVEDSMSMVHLSTGRLRPVSEHLRSEVAIVCELALALFGPEHPVPWARFRDDYDTIRDAIARVVPGCADYNVRVRQRNGFVLPHPPRDQREFRTGTGKANFAVNELTWVPVPEGRLVLQTLRSHDQYNTTIYGLDDRYRGIHNGRKVVLVHPADIAEFGFTDGDLVDLVSEWTDGVERRVRGFRLVAYSTPRGNAAAYYPETNPLVPLDHVAERSNTPVSKAVTIRLEPHVHAEAPA
- the fdhD gene encoding formate dehydrogenase accessory sulfurtransferase FdhD, which produces MSGRVTARRRVVRLTPAGEIRRQDTLAVEEPLEIRIGGQSLTVTMRTPGNDIDLVHGFLLSENMIGAAEDVVSARYCAGTDEQGRNTYNVLDVELRRPVPVRTRHVLTTGACGLCGKTALDEVRAVTRFPLPAHGVTLAADVLADLPATLRARQSVFQATGGLHAAGLFTVDGTPLAVREDIGRHNAVDKVIGWALRENRVPAHELVLIVSGRASFELVQKAVMAGIPILGAVSAPSSLAVDLAEEAGLTLVGFLRGETMNVYSGAHRLRSVSAGTRTA
- the mihF gene encoding integration host factor, actinobacterial type; translation: MALPTMTAEQRTEALAKAAAVRKARSELIGKVKAGKVSVADLLAKADSDDLVKKTKVAAVIKALPGVGPVKAAKLMDQAEIPEDRRIGGLGARQRAALLEALKI